Proteins encoded by one window of Salmonirosea aquatica:
- a CDS encoding IMPACT family protein: MLFDDSYRTLEAPAEGFFKDRGSKFYAFAYPIRFEEDTKPLLGTLREQHPKAVHHCYAYRLGLDRNHYRANDDGEPSGTAGRPILNTLYSRDLTNVLVVVVRYFGGTLLGVPGLINAYKTATELALDEAVILTKYVCDEYEISFPYEATSDVNQILKNYELEVTEQAFEMECTFKVLIRKTLLNRVVPTFEEIEGVRLMYRKTV; the protein is encoded by the coding sequence ATGCTATTTGACGACAGCTACCGTACCCTTGAGGCGCCCGCCGAAGGTTTTTTCAAAGACCGGGGCAGTAAGTTTTACGCCTTCGCTTATCCCATTCGCTTTGAGGAAGATACCAAACCTCTGTTAGGTACCCTGCGCGAACAACACCCCAAGGCGGTTCACCACTGCTATGCTTATCGCCTAGGGCTGGACCGAAATCACTACCGCGCCAACGACGACGGCGAGCCGTCAGGTACCGCCGGGCGGCCTATTTTGAATACGCTCTACTCACGCGATCTGACCAATGTTCTGGTCGTGGTGGTGCGGTACTTTGGGGGTACCTTGCTAGGGGTACCCGGCCTGATCAATGCCTACAAAACCGCCACCGAGCTGGCTTTGGACGAAGCCGTGATTTTGACAAAATACGTCTGCGACGAGTACGAAATCAGCTTTCCCTACGAAGCGACCAGCGACGTGAACCAGATTCTGAAAAACTACGAATTGGAAGTGACGGAGCAAGCGTTTGAGATGGAATGTACCTTCAAAGTGCTGATTCGAAAAACGCTGTTGAATCGGGTGGTACCTACTTTTGAGGAAATTGAGGGTGTAAGGCTGATGTACCGGAAAACAGTATAA
- a CDS encoding RagB/SusD family nutrient uptake outer membrane protein: MKKITYFTSLLVLALATSCSDDFLETRPKAALSSETLKDRAGINYLLTGAYSLLDGVGAGNTTYHSSADNFVYGSIASDDAYKGTIAGDQPEMSLIEQRQIQPDNTYFRGKWQAVYDGIARSNDVMLLVDQVTQLTDTEKTQIKAQARFLRGHYHFEAKKMWNMVPYIDETVYNPDDLSSTKVPNDKDIWPNIEADLKFALDNLPETQTQKGRPTKWAAAALLGKAYLYQRKWAEAKAQFDAIVNSGRYKLMDRYHDNFRTATNNNAESIFEVQHSVNDGAPGGENGNQGATLNYPYGGGGVTTCCGFYQPSQNLVNAFKTQNGLPMPESFNTSDVKNDQGIESNQAFTPDQGEFDPRLDHTVGRRGIPFLDWGVHPGKAYVRDQSYGGPYSPRKHVMYRSDVGSLTFSGNPRLNANNYRMIRYAHVLLMLAEAEVELGNLTRARDLVNMIRNRAANPDGFVKTADGKPAANYVIKPYADADPAFSTAANARTAVRFESRLELGMEGHRFFDLARWGIADQVMNAYYAVEKAKRTYFNGVNFIKGKHEYYPLPLQEIVNSQVGGKATLKQNPNY; encoded by the coding sequence ATGAAAAAAATAACCTATTTCACAAGTCTGCTCGTGCTGGCCCTCGCTACTTCGTGCAGTGATGATTTTCTGGAAACAAGGCCCAAAGCCGCGCTTTCGTCCGAAACCCTCAAAGACCGGGCGGGCATCAACTACCTGCTTACGGGTGCCTATTCCCTTCTTGATGGCGTAGGGGCGGGCAATACGACCTACCATAGTTCGGCCGACAACTTCGTATACGGCAGCATCGCTTCCGATGATGCCTACAAAGGTACCATTGCCGGCGACCAGCCCGAGATGTCCCTGATCGAGCAGCGGCAAATCCAGCCTGACAACACCTACTTTCGGGGCAAGTGGCAGGCGGTATACGATGGCATTGCGCGTTCGAACGACGTGATGCTGCTGGTGGATCAGGTAACTCAGCTAACCGACACCGAGAAAACGCAAATCAAGGCTCAGGCTCGTTTCCTGCGCGGACATTACCACTTTGAGGCTAAGAAAATGTGGAACATGGTACCCTACATCGACGAAACGGTTTACAATCCTGACGATCTGAGCAGTACTAAAGTACCCAATGACAAGGACATCTGGCCCAACATCGAAGCCGATTTGAAGTTTGCGCTGGACAACCTACCCGAAACCCAGACGCAGAAGGGCCGCCCTACCAAGTGGGCGGCTGCCGCTCTGCTGGGCAAGGCGTACCTTTATCAGCGTAAATGGGCCGAAGCCAAGGCGCAGTTTGACGCCATCGTGAACAGCGGCCGCTACAAGTTGATGGATCGCTACCATGACAACTTCCGTACGGCAACCAACAACAACGCCGAGTCGATTTTTGAAGTACAGCATTCGGTCAATGATGGTGCGCCGGGCGGTGAAAACGGCAATCAGGGAGCTACCCTCAACTACCCTTACGGGGGCGGGGGCGTGACGACCTGCTGCGGTTTCTACCAGCCTTCCCAAAATCTGGTGAATGCCTTCAAGACCCAGAATGGCCTGCCGATGCCCGAATCGTTCAATACCTCTGATGTCAAAAACGACCAGGGCATCGAGTCCAACCAGGCCTTTACGCCCGATCAGGGTGAATTTGACCCGCGCCTCGACCATACGGTGGGCCGCCGGGGCATTCCGTTCTTGGATTGGGGGGTACATCCCGGTAAGGCGTATGTCCGCGATCAGTCGTACGGCGGTCCTTACTCACCTCGCAAGCATGTGATGTACCGTTCGGATGTAGGTAGCCTTACTTTTTCGGGCAACCCGCGCCTCAACGCCAACAACTACCGCATGATACGCTACGCGCACGTTCTGTTGATGCTGGCTGAAGCCGAGGTAGAGCTGGGCAATCTGACGCGCGCCCGCGACCTGGTGAACATGATACGCAACCGGGCGGCCAACCCGGATGGCTTCGTAAAGACGGCCGACGGAAAACCCGCCGCCAACTACGTCATCAAGCCCTACGCCGATGCCGATCCGGCCTTCAGTACCGCCGCCAACGCCCGCACCGCCGTCCGCTTCGAGTCGCGCCTGGAACTGGGTATGGAAGGACACCGTTTCTTCGACCTGGCCCGCTGGGGTATCGCCGATCAGGTCATGAATGCCTACTATGCCGTCGAGAAGGCCAAGCGTACCTATTTCAATGGGGTCAATTTTATCAAAGGCAAGCACGAGTACTACCCACTTCCGCTGCAGGAAATCGTCAACTCACAGGTAGGTGGGAAAGCTACTTTAAAGCAAAATCCTAACTATTGA
- a CDS encoding peroxiredoxin family protein codes for MISRGSFLILLLLFYGLAHTAVAQSSLQRSTRRISSQGTIDRNTKIYDKETGMQIPFEEFSRMFEGGSKEYSAIPQIDEYGQVSFYVVRKKTKEELELGQANLLNDYKKPEVGQVLSPFVMQGADDQTYSSSQLRGSYILLSFWQNLEPPFFSADSAKDLVELIGIAKAKHIKLVSLGITMSSMPEGYAAMNEFKLGFVPIPEARNFMIKYGLSISPSYLLIGPEGTLLALIENNSPLPLQKYLRK; via the coding sequence ATGATTTCACGCGGATCTTTTCTCATACTTCTCTTATTGTTCTATGGACTCGCTCATACCGCCGTGGCTCAGAGTAGCCTGCAAAGAAGCACAAGACGGATAAGCTCCCAAGGCACAATTGACAGAAACACTAAAATTTACGACAAAGAGACGGGTATGCAGATACCATTCGAGGAATTTTCCCGGATGTTTGAGGGCGGTTCCAAAGAATACAGTGCCATTCCACAGATTGACGAATACGGACAGGTTTCCTTTTATGTGGTAAGAAAGAAAACGAAAGAAGAATTGGAGCTAGGACAGGCGAATCTATTGAATGATTATAAAAAGCCGGAAGTAGGGCAGGTACTTAGTCCTTTTGTGATGCAGGGGGCCGACGATCAAACGTACAGTTCTTCACAGTTGAGGGGTAGCTACATATTGTTAAGTTTTTGGCAAAATTTAGAGCCCCCATTTTTTAGCGCTGATAGTGCTAAAGATTTGGTAGAATTAATTGGCATAGCGAAGGCGAAGCACATCAAGTTGGTTTCGCTGGGAATCACTATGTCTTCGATGCCGGAAGGTTACGCTGCCATGAACGAGTTCAAGTTAGGGTTCGTGCCTATTCCTGAAGCCCGGAATTTCATGATCAAATATGGGCTTTCGATTTCTCCCTCTTACCTACTCATCGGACCCGAGGGTACCTTGCTGGCTCTCATCGAAAATAATTCTCCTCTTCCTTTGCAAAAGTATCTTAGAAAGTAG
- a CDS encoding transposase family protein: MATTDRYIHFLSKCWVGKSHDYTQLKVEFPAGEPWFKDLRVRVDLGYQGIVKDYECEQISIPEKKPRKGKLTEVQKESNRGKSSERVYVEQAIGGMKRFRYLSDRLRTRKVLLYESAIGICAGLWNFYLTN, encoded by the coding sequence ATGGCCACCACCGATCGGTACATTCATTTTTTAAGTAAATGCTGGGTCGGGAAATCGCACGATTACACTCAGCTCAAAGTAGAATTCCCGGCCGGGGAACCCTGGTTCAAAGATTTACGGGTAAGGGTTGACTTGGGCTACCAGGGGATAGTCAAAGACTATGAATGTGAGCAGATTAGCATCCCTGAAAAGAAGCCCAGGAAGGGCAAGTTGACTGAGGTGCAGAAAGAAAGTAATCGGGGCAAATCCTCGGAACGTGTCTATGTCGAGCAGGCTATCGGTGGAATGAAGAGATTTCGGTATTTGAGTGATCGCTTACGAACCCGTAAGGTACTTCTCTACGAATCAGCGATTGGTATTTGCGCCGGCCTATGGAATTTTTATCTTACTAACTAG
- a CDS encoding MFS transporter: MQTTATPGVATPGIFTGQFWLLSLSSFLFFASFNMLIPELPTYLTSMGGAEYKGFIISLFTLTAGLSRPFSGRLTDRIGRIPVMAFGSLVCFVCGFLYPVFITVVPFLLLRLGHGFSTGFKPTGTAAYIADIVPAHRRGEALGVYGMSVSIGAALGPAIGSWIAAVFSLNALFYTSSFLAFLSIGILINMKETLKNPARLSWEAFRITRKDVFEPRVLPPSLVVFLTYFSFGAVLTLIPDFSDSLGLRNHGLYFLVYTLTSLFIRLVAGRVSDRYGRVEVVVVGCINLIVAMLCTGFATSPVLFFTGAVFFGFATGILSPILTAWTVDLSEEDGRGRAMATMYISMEAGIGLGAYLAAAIFANEIARLPLAFSVMAALGLTALVYSVVILKMNRKNDAI, from the coding sequence ATGCAAACTACCGCCACACCGGGCGTCGCGACACCCGGCATCTTCACCGGGCAATTTTGGCTACTCAGCCTAAGTTCATTTCTGTTTTTTGCCAGTTTCAATATGCTCATTCCCGAGCTGCCCACCTACCTCACGAGCATGGGTGGAGCCGAGTACAAGGGATTTATCATAAGTCTGTTTACGCTCACTGCCGGTCTGTCGCGCCCGTTCAGTGGCCGCCTCACCGACCGCATCGGACGCATTCCGGTCATGGCGTTCGGGTCGTTGGTGTGCTTCGTGTGCGGATTTCTATATCCCGTTTTTATTACTGTGGTACCCTTCCTGCTGCTGCGGTTAGGACATGGTTTTTCGACGGGTTTTAAGCCTACGGGTACGGCAGCCTACATTGCCGATATCGTTCCCGCGCACCGGCGGGGCGAGGCACTGGGGGTATACGGCATGAGTGTCAGCATCGGGGCGGCGTTGGGACCGGCCATCGGGAGTTGGATTGCGGCCGTGTTTTCACTCAATGCCTTATTCTACACTTCGTCGTTTCTGGCGTTTCTCTCGATCGGTATTCTGATCAATATGAAAGAAACACTGAAAAATCCCGCCCGGCTTTCATGGGAGGCATTCAGGATTACCCGCAAGGATGTTTTCGAGCCGCGCGTGCTGCCACCTTCGCTGGTGGTTTTCCTGACCTATTTCAGCTTCGGAGCGGTACTTACGCTCATTCCCGATTTCAGCGATTCACTCGGCTTGCGCAACCACGGCCTTTATTTTCTGGTCTACACGCTTACGTCGCTATTCATCCGGCTGGTGGCGGGCCGAGTCTCGGACCGTTATGGTAGGGTAGAGGTAGTGGTGGTAGGTTGCATCAATCTTATCGTGGCCATGCTGTGTACGGGCTTTGCCACTTCGCCCGTGTTGTTTTTTACGGGTGCCGTGTTTTTTGGTTTCGCCACGGGTATCCTTTCACCTATCCTTACTGCCTGGACAGTGGATCTGAGCGAGGAAGACGGGCGAGGGCGGGCCATGGCTACCATGTATATTTCGATGGAAGCGGGCATTGGCCTTGGGGCCTACCTGGCCGCGGCTATTTTTGCCAATGAAATAGCGCGGCTACCGCTGGCGTTTTCGGTGATGGCCGCTTTGGGATTGACAGCGCTGGTGTATTCGGTGGTTATTTTGAAAATGAATCGGAAGAACGATGCTATTTGA